Proteins encoded by one window of Porphyrobacter sp. YT40:
- a CDS encoding carboxypeptidase-like regulatory domain-containing protein has translation MARTVLAACQRFSRIGLWLGAITALALGAAPAAAETIENVAYAQWIEAGVAQEVPSNRVTVTRAAQSATLETWRSAPGSPANITLFASLCQSGERGAAQSLAIAPATRYRPSETILFTLAAPAANADPVAVDTVTITVDNNAGEHIDLTVFETGPDTAIFAGSIATRRPGMGQNGDGCVLTVTSGDTVTLATADGFAGGAALSRDLLILADPFGVVFDSENGAAVSGARVTLRDAATGAAAQVFAEDGVTPWPSSVVSGEPIIDAAGNSYPMAPGRYWFPLAPQGRYRLVIEPPPGFAAPSSAPPAQLALLPRPDGGAFAVSDASFGGEFALASTAPLEIDVPLDRDAATPALTFSVSRPRAQPGDPLVYSLLVTNPQSQERRDIALTIDMPRALRIRIETLRIDGATPPPGSITIAPDGRSVTILLDRLPGSGAARITYGAAIRADAAAGQLVSRAAARDILGRTARAEAAVTIERDTISGRMTIIGRVVLGECGSDDTTASLGGVRVMMEDGSFAVTDAGGRYRFERVVPGTHVVQVASGTLPTGARLVDCTRSTRSAGDAGSRFVTGQGGSLARADFHVLLPAGSSAPRIAMADDLLLNDEVVRGGLRELVAAPPETDWLALGDGPDGFLAPTADANPRVPAIKVVFRHRAGQTIRLSVDGQPVDPVAFDGTLKAASGGYAVSQWRGVPLLNERTVLAAEIVNSLGGVNARIERDVFFTSTPARVELVADQSQLIADGVTRPVVVVRITDRNGRPVREGLSGSFTLNAPFESAVAIEQQQLRQLSGIGEASARWLVEGDEGLARIELAPTMVSGQLRMSFDFASDNIRRRQEIEAWVVPGDVQWTIVGLGEASIGARSVADNMERGEGFESDLGRNARVALYAKGRVLGKYLLTLAYDSAKQRDDQPLVGAIDPAAYYTVFGDNSQRRFDAASRENLYVRIESATFFALYGDFQTGFDQTTLGRYQRTATGVRASARLGDVRTEAFGARIGSTFRRDEFQGNGLAGPYNLGSRDILTNSERVTIEVRDRFRSEVVVSSRSLTRFIDYTIDILSGTITFSEPILSRDGDLNPQIVIIEYETGATGGGAINAGVRTEWSADDGAVQLAATAITDETDGLRTQVAVADTRIQLGAGTEVRAEIGVSAAQGETAQAWLAEVQHQAGKLDLIAYARQIGSDYGIGQQSLAETGRRKLGLDGRYRIDDKLSAIASLLQDQSLTDAARRRGGQVELSWRSPATDTRLGLAHFDDRLANGERRASTLLQAAASQRLFANRLEISGDTSVALGGGEGSLDLPPRHRLGLRYALTSDIRLTGAYEIADSAAIKARTLRAGLEVSPWEGGRILSTLGSNSGSGSGNAAGGAFAGFGLAQTVNLTPTLSISATLDGNRILGDAPAPEAVINPGLPPANGGPLGVDRTLFEDFTAVTFSGAWRSGRWTANGRAEYRDGQFADRYGATLGVLRQIGGGRALGGNLMWTRSTAPGGASAEIMDLALTLAHRPDGSDFALLGRVEYRSDAVTGALAGQTGPVGRTALTVTGDALSRRLVGSVSANWSPRARSGAGQLSEVGLFLGTRYGFDRLEGLDLEGLTALAGLDVRIGLSEWLDIGGSATLRANVTDGSYSYAIGPQASFVVAEGTLLSLGYNIAGFRDPDFSLDRALDQGLFAGFRFKFDAGLLGISGNAAPAAGRTEAPR, from the coding sequence GTGGCGCGGACTGTCCTTGCTGCCTGCCAGCGCTTCAGCCGGATCGGCCTGTGGCTGGGCGCCATCACGGCGCTCGCCCTCGGCGCCGCGCCCGCCGCGGCCGAGACGATCGAGAACGTTGCCTATGCGCAGTGGATCGAGGCGGGCGTGGCGCAGGAGGTGCCTTCCAACCGTGTCACGGTGACTCGCGCCGCACAGTCGGCGACGCTCGAGACCTGGCGCAGCGCGCCCGGCAGTCCGGCCAACATCACGCTGTTCGCTTCGCTCTGTCAGTCAGGCGAGCGCGGGGCGGCGCAGAGCCTCGCCATCGCCCCCGCCACCCGGTATCGGCCTAGCGAGACAATCCTCTTCACCCTTGCCGCGCCCGCCGCAAACGCCGATCCGGTCGCGGTCGACACGGTCACGATCACCGTCGACAACAATGCTGGCGAGCACATCGACCTGACCGTCTTCGAAACCGGGCCGGACACCGCCATATTCGCCGGCAGCATAGCCACCCGGAGGCCCGGCATGGGGCAGAACGGCGACGGTTGCGTGCTGACGGTCACCTCGGGTGACACGGTGACGCTGGCGACCGCTGACGGATTTGCGGGAGGCGCGGCGCTCAGCCGGGATCTGCTTATCCTTGCCGACCCCTTCGGCGTGGTGTTCGACAGCGAGAACGGCGCCGCCGTCTCGGGCGCGCGGGTCACGCTGCGCGATGCCGCCACAGGCGCGGCGGCGCAGGTGTTTGCAGAAGATGGCGTGACGCCATGGCCCTCGTCGGTTGTCAGCGGTGAGCCGATCATCGATGCGGCGGGCAATTCCTACCCTATGGCTCCGGGCCGCTACTGGTTCCCGCTGGCACCGCAGGGGCGTTACCGGCTGGTGATCGAGCCGCCCCCCGGCTTCGCGGCCCCCTCGAGCGCGCCCCCCGCGCAGCTGGCACTCCTGCCTCGCCCGGATGGCGGGGCTTTCGCTGTGTCCGACGCCTCGTTCGGCGGCGAGTTTGCCCTCGCCAGCACTGCCCCGCTCGAGATCGACGTTCCGCTCGATCGTGACGCGGCCACGCCTGCCCTCACCTTCTCCGTATCGCGCCCCCGCGCACAGCCGGGCGATCCGCTCGTCTACAGCCTGCTCGTAACCAACCCTCAGTCGCAGGAGCGGCGCGACATTGCGCTGACCATCGATATGCCGCGCGCGCTGCGCATCAGGATCGAGACGCTGCGGATCGATGGCGCGACACCGCCGCCCGGAAGCATCACCATCGCCCCCGACGGGCGCAGCGTGACGATCCTGCTCGATCGCCTACCCGGCTCCGGTGCGGCCCGGATCACCTATGGCGCCGCCATCCGTGCCGACGCCGCAGCGGGCCAGCTGGTCAGCCGTGCCGCAGCCCGCGACATACTTGGCCGCACCGCCCGCGCCGAGGCTGCGGTCACGATCGAGCGCGACACCATCTCCGGCCGAATGACCATCATCGGGCGGGTGGTGCTGGGCGAATGCGGGAGCGACGATACCACAGCCAGTCTCGGCGGGGTGCGCGTGATGATGGAGGACGGCAGCTTCGCGGTCACCGATGCTGGCGGGCGCTACCGGTTCGAGCGCGTCGTGCCCGGCACCCATGTCGTGCAGGTTGCGTCCGGGACGTTGCCGACCGGCGCCCGGCTGGTCGATTGCACGCGGTCGACCCGGAGCGCGGGCGATGCCGGATCGCGGTTCGTGACCGGACAGGGCGGATCGCTGGCACGGGCGGATTTCCACGTCCTTCTGCCCGCCGGCTCGTCCGCCCCGAGGATCGCGATGGCCGATGATCTGCTGTTGAACGATGAGGTGGTTCGGGGCGGTCTGCGCGAGCTGGTTGCGGCCCCTCCCGAGACCGATTGGCTCGCGCTGGGCGATGGCCCCGATGGCTTTCTCGCGCCCACCGCAGACGCCAATCCCCGCGTGCCCGCCATCAAGGTCGTTTTTCGCCACCGCGCCGGGCAGACCATCCGGCTGTCTGTCGATGGCCAGCCGGTCGATCCGGTTGCCTTCGACGGCACCCTGAAGGCCGCCAGCGGCGGCTATGCCGTCAGCCAATGGCGCGGCGTTCCGTTGCTGAACGAGCGCACGGTGCTGGCCGCCGAGATCGTCAATTCGCTCGGCGGGGTCAACGCGCGGATCGAACGCGACGTGTTCTTCACCTCCACCCCCGCACGGGTCGAGCTGGTGGCCGACCAATCACAACTCATCGCCGATGGCGTCACCCGCCCGGTGGTGGTCGTGCGGATCACCGACCGCAACGGCCGCCCGGTGCGCGAAGGGCTTTCGGGCAGCTTTACCCTGAACGCTCCCTTCGAAAGCGCTGTGGCGATCGAACAGCAGCAGCTGCGCCAGTTGAGCGGCATCGGGGAAGCCTCGGCGCGCTGGCTGGTCGAGGGTGACGAGGGCCTCGCCCGGATCGAACTGGCCCCGACCATGGTCAGCGGCCAGCTGCGCATGAGCTTCGACTTCGCCAGTGACAACATCCGCCGCCGGCAGGAGATCGAGGCATGGGTGGTGCCGGGTGATGTCCAATGGACCATCGTGGGCCTCGGCGAAGCCAGCATCGGCGCGCGCTCGGTTGCGGACAACATGGAGCGCGGCGAGGGTTTCGAGAGCGATCTGGGCCGCAATGCCCGCGTGGCGCTTTACGCCAAGGGGCGGGTGCTGGGGAAATACCTCCTCACGCTCGCCTATGACAGCGCGAAGCAGCGCGATGACCAGCCGCTTGTCGGCGCGATCGATCCGGCGGCCTACTATACCGTGTTCGGCGACAATTCGCAGCGCCGCTTCGATGCCGCCAGCCGCGAGAACCTGTATGTGCGGATCGAGAGCGCCACCTTCTTTGCGCTCTATGGCGATTTCCAGACCGGCTTCGACCAGACCACGCTGGGACGTTATCAGCGCACCGCAACCGGCGTGCGCGCGTCGGCCCGGCTGGGCGACGTGCGGACCGAGGCCTTCGGCGCACGGATCGGCAGCACCTTCCGGCGCGACGAATTTCAGGGCAATGGCCTCGCCGGGCCCTACAACCTCGGCAGCCGCGACATTCTGACCAATTCCGAACGCGTCACCATCGAAGTGCGCGACCGGTTCCGTTCGGAAGTGGTGGTCTCTTCGCGCAGCCTGACGCGGTTCATCGATTACACCATCGATATCCTGTCGGGCACGATCACCTTCAGCGAACCGATCCTGTCCCGCGATGGCGATCTCAACCCGCAGATCGTCATCATCGAGTATGAAACCGGTGCTACCGGCGGTGGGGCGATCAATGCCGGGGTGCGGACCGAATGGAGCGCGGATGACGGCGCCGTGCAGCTGGCGGCAACCGCGATCACAGACGAGACCGATGGGTTGCGCACCCAAGTCGCGGTCGCCGATACCCGCATCCAGCTTGGCGCGGGGACCGAAGTGCGCGCCGAAATCGGCGTGAGTGCAGCACAGGGCGAGACCGCCCAGGCGTGGCTCGCCGAAGTGCAGCACCAAGCCGGCAAGCTCGATCTCATCGCCTATGCCCGCCAGATCGGGAGCGACTACGGGATCGGTCAGCAAAGCCTCGCCGAGACCGGGCGGCGCAAGCTGGGGCTGGATGGTCGCTATCGGATCGACGATAAGCTTTCGGCCATTGCCAGTCTGTTGCAGGACCAGAGCCTGACCGATGCGGCGCGGAGGCGCGGCGGGCAGGTGGAGCTTTCATGGCGCTCGCCTGCCACCGATACGCGGCTGGGGCTCGCCCATTTCGATGACCGGCTGGCGAACGGAGAGCGCCGCGCCTCCACCCTGCTTCAGGCGGCAGCAAGCCAGCGCCTGTTCGCAAACCGGCTGGAGATCAGCGGCGATACGAGCGTCGCGCTGGGCGGCGGCGAAGGCTCGCTCGATCTGCCGCCCCGCCACCGGCTGGGTCTGCGCTATGCACTGACCTCCGACATCCGGCTGACGGGTGCCTATGAAATCGCCGACAGCGCGGCGATCAAGGCGCGCACGCTACGGGCCGGGCTGGAAGTGAGCCCCTGGGAGGGCGGCAGAATTCTCTCGACGCTCGGCAGCAATAGCGGCAGTGGCAGCGGCAATGCGGCGGGCGGTGCCTTTGCCGGTTTCGGGCTCGCCCAGACGGTCAATCTCACGCCGACCCTGAGCATCAGCGCGACGCTCGACGGCAACCGGATTCTCGGCGATGCTCCCGCGCCGGAGGCGGTGATCAATCCCGGGCTGCCGCCCGCCAATGGCGGACCCCTGGGCGTCGACCGGACGCTGTTCGAGGATTTTACCGCCGTCACTTTCAGCGGGGCGTGGCGCAGCGGGCGCTGGACGGCGAACGGGCGCGCTGAATACCGCGACGGGCAATTCGCCGACCGCTACGGTGCGACGCTCGGCGTGCTCCGCCAGATCGGCGGGGGGCGCGCGCTGGGCGGCAATCTGATGTGGACCCGCAGCACGGCTCCCGGGGGCGCCTCGGCAGAGATCATGGACCTGGCCCTCACCCTCGCCCACCGGCCCGACGGGTCGGATTTTGCACTTTTGGGGCGGGTCGAATATCGCAGCGATGCGGTGACCGGCGCGCTCGCAGGGCAGACCGGGCCGGTGGGCCGCACGGCCTTGACCGTTACCGGCGATGCCCTTTCGCGGCGACTGGTGGGCAGCGTTTCGGCCAACTGGTCGCCGCGCGCGCGCAGCGGCGCAGGGCAGCTGAGCGAGGTCGGCCTGTTTCTCGGCACACGCTATGGCTTCGACCGGTTGGAGGGGCTGGATCTTGAGGGCCTGACCGCGCTTGCCGGGCTCGATGTCAGGATCGGCCTGTCCGAATGGCTCGACATCGGCGGCAGCGCCACCTTGCGCGCCAATGTCACCGACGGCAGCTACAGCTATGCCATCGGCCCGCAAGCGAGCTTCGTGGTTGCCGAGGGCACGCTGCTGAGCCTTGGCTACAACATAGCCGGGTTCCGCGACCCCGATTTCAGCCTCGACCGCGCACTCGATCAGGGCCTGTTCGCAGGATTCCGGTTCAAGTTCGATGCCGGTCTGCTGGGCATTTCCGGCAACGCGGCACCGGCTGCTGGCAGGACGGAGGCGCCGCGATGA
- a CDS encoding right-handed parallel beta-helix repeat-containing protein, producing the protein MIAGCLVCARRALVIAMLFLVTLTAFPDRAAAQTAITIDPATAVEAASTTVTLNHTVGSGSNRLILVSVAIERNDAAVSSVTYAGQPLSLLGRLTDPGAGATLEIWGRLAPTSGTNPVVVTLGNSAATVVGAISFANVSQTNAIAGGQLFGFNGGTVASGSVASTAEQLVIATIAANDEVNTVTAGAGQTSRWNVLNAADVIGAGSTRNGAAGSTTMSYTFPNPGRSVIGVIALQAASPLIVTNANDSGGGSLRAAIAAANASTAAETITFNIPGAGPHVITLASALPALTGNGDSIDGSTQPGAQCRDLWSGSAHDLRINLRGNGSFDGLQLSGSSQTVRGLALTGFDQAIRLLSTSNTATLYCNYLGLFPDGTTGANNRGVWVSGASARIGGLGAGQGNVISGNNVAGILTTQGSTDTAIRNNFIGTEHTGVGPRANGTGINHFNGIGTWRDITRNLISGNNGNAGITLESDDRISPSDGQIRIQGNIIGANRTLTALLRNGGDGILFDVGSITGVLIGGTASSEGNIITANGDGIELRTVTGIIIRGNTIAISGGRGIVLDGVTNATVGGTDAAQANSIGGNAGDALRIANNASGISVTGNLIRPVTTIGGTFANGGHGIALDNVSNITIGDGTTGGRNVIAGNGGRGIQGTGTNSAITINGNYIGTDLTGNVAVTNAQNMGALVKDAISFDQSGTINNLLITGNVIGGHAAAQVEVWNSTSNGVTITGNKIGIGADGVSAIVSGNTEELIFIGGGTSHSNVTIGGEAPGLGNLLANSAVSGIRLESTGINLQVIGNTIRNNARNGIIVLGNTRAALVSNRIYANGLLGIDLADNGVTANDAGDGDSGANDLLNFPQAIRANVAGPNQLRYNVTLDAPAAASGYRIEFFANSAADATGFGEGERFLGHVDITHAGGAQSYTGTLTTLQPVAIGDVISATTSRRTLVGTWDMTSEFSAVATAEGVAALTVAITSELFEPAPGNAFFIPGNDVLLTTTVSNAGTGSTDADSIFLAVRIDPAHAFHNAATPALGGVVGFQSGTPGLAFTPGTDLRFSDSALPPTSFGQCTYNPAPGYDPQVRHVCLNPKGTLPSGAPQGQFTVRLRARIG; encoded by the coding sequence ATGATCGCCGGATGCCTTGTCTGCGCGCGGCGCGCTCTCGTCATCGCGATGCTGTTTCTGGTAACGCTGACCGCTTTCCCGGATCGTGCGGCTGCCCAAACCGCGATCACGATCGATCCCGCCACGGCCGTGGAGGCGGCGAGCACGACGGTCACCCTCAATCATACGGTGGGCAGCGGCTCCAATCGTCTGATTCTCGTCTCGGTCGCGATCGAGCGCAATGACGCAGCCGTGAGTTCGGTGACCTACGCCGGGCAGCCCTTGAGCCTGCTCGGACGACTCACCGATCCCGGCGCAGGGGCAACGCTCGAAATCTGGGGACGGCTCGCCCCGACCAGCGGCACCAATCCGGTGGTCGTGACGCTTGGCAACAGCGCGGCGACGGTGGTGGGGGCGATATCCTTCGCCAATGTCAGCCAGACCAATGCGATCGCTGGCGGCCAGCTGTTCGGCTTCAATGGCGGCACTGTGGCATCGGGGAGCGTCGCGAGCACGGCCGAACAGCTCGTGATCGCGACGATCGCCGCCAATGACGAGGTCAACACGGTCACGGCAGGCGCCGGGCAGACAAGCCGCTGGAACGTGCTGAACGCCGCCGACGTGATTGGCGCGGGCAGCACCCGCAACGGCGCGGCGGGCAGCACCACCATGAGCTACACCTTCCCCAACCCAGGGCGATCGGTGATCGGCGTCATCGCGCTTCAGGCGGCAAGTCCCCTGATCGTGACCAACGCCAACGACAGCGGCGGCGGATCGCTGCGCGCGGCGATTGCTGCGGCCAATGCCAGCACGGCGGCGGAGACCATCACCTTCAACATTCCCGGCGCGGGGCCGCATGTCATCACGCTTGCCTCGGCGCTCCCTGCGCTGACCGGTAACGGCGACAGCATCGACGGCAGCACGCAGCCCGGTGCGCAGTGCCGCGACCTGTGGTCGGGCAGCGCGCATGATCTGCGGATCAACCTGCGCGGCAATGGCAGCTTCGACGGGTTGCAGCTCTCCGGCTCCAGTCAGACCGTCAGGGGCCTTGCGTTGACCGGATTCGATCAGGCGATCCGCCTGCTCTCCACCAGCAACACGGCAACCCTCTATTGCAACTATCTCGGCCTGTTTCCCGATGGCACCACCGGCGCGAACAACCGCGGCGTGTGGGTCAGCGGGGCGAGCGCGCGGATCGGCGGGCTCGGCGCAGGCCAGGGCAACGTGATCTCCGGCAACAATGTCGCCGGTATCCTCACCACGCAAGGCAGCACCGACACCGCGATCCGCAACAACTTCATCGGGACCGAGCACACAGGAGTGGGCCCGCGCGCCAACGGCACGGGGATCAACCACTTCAACGGCATCGGCACCTGGCGCGACATCACCCGCAACCTCATTTCCGGCAATAACGGCAATGCCGGGATCACGCTGGAGAGCGACGACCGCATCAGCCCGTCGGATGGCCAGATCCGCATTCAAGGCAACATCATCGGCGCCAACCGCACGCTCACCGCCCTTCTGCGCAATGGTGGTGACGGCATCCTGTTCGATGTGGGCAGCATCACCGGCGTGCTGATCGGGGGGACTGCCTCGAGCGAGGGCAACATCATCACGGCCAACGGCGACGGGATCGAGCTGCGGACGGTGACAGGCATCATCATCCGCGGCAACACCATCGCCATCTCGGGCGGGCGCGGGATCGTGCTGGACGGGGTCACCAACGCCACCGTCGGCGGAACGGACGCGGCGCAGGCGAACAGCATCGGCGGCAATGCGGGCGATGCACTGCGGATTGCCAACAACGCCTCTGGCATAAGCGTAACCGGCAACCTGATCCGCCCGGTCACGACAATCGGAGGCACCTTTGCCAATGGCGGGCACGGCATCGCGCTCGACAATGTCAGCAACATCACCATTGGCGACGGGACCACCGGGGGCCGCAACGTCATCGCGGGCAATGGCGGGCGCGGGATCCAGGGCACCGGGACCAATTCGGCCATCACGATCAACGGCAACTACATCGGCACCGATCTGACGGGGAACGTCGCCGTCACCAACGCCCAGAACATGGGCGCGCTGGTGAAGGATGCGATCTCCTTTGACCAGAGCGGAACGATCAATAACCTCCTGATTACGGGCAATGTCATCGGCGGTCATGCTGCGGCTCAGGTAGAGGTCTGGAACAGCACATCGAACGGCGTGACGATCACCGGCAACAAGATCGGCATCGGGGCCGACGGCGTGTCGGCAATCGTATCAGGCAATACCGAGGAACTGATCTTCATCGGGGGCGGCACCTCGCATTCCAACGTGACGATCGGAGGCGAGGCGCCGGGGCTCGGCAATCTGCTGGCCAATTCCGCCGTATCGGGCATCCGCCTCGAATCGACCGGCATCAACCTTCAGGTGATCGGCAACACGATCCGCAACAATGCACGCAACGGCATCATCGTGCTGGGCAACACCCGCGCCGCGCTGGTGAGCAATCGGATCTATGCCAACGGACTGCTCGGGATCGATCTGGCAGACAACGGCGTGACCGCGAACGATGCAGGCGATGGCGACAGTGGCGCGAACGATCTGCTGAACTTCCCGCAAGCGATCAGGGCCAATGTCGCCGGCCCCAACCAGTTGCGCTACAACGTCACGCTCGACGCACCGGCAGCCGCGAGCGGCTATCGCATCGAATTCTTCGCCAACAGCGCCGCTGATGCGACGGGCTTTGGCGAAGGAGAGCGCTTCCTCGGCCATGTCGACATCACCCATGCGGGCGGCGCGCAGAGCTACACCGGCACGCTGACGACGCTTCAGCCGGTCGCGATCGGCGATGTCATCTCGGCCACCACCTCGCGGCGCACATTAGTCGGGACGTGGGACATGACCTCGGAATTCTCGGCGGTCGCGACGGCGGAAGGGGTGGCAGCCCTTACCGTGGCGATCACCTCCGAACTCTTCGAGCCAGCGCCCGGAAACGCGTTCTTTATCCCGGGCAACGATGTCCTGCTCACCACCACCGTCAGCAACGCGGGGACAGGCAGCACCGATGCGGATTCGATTTTCCTCGCCGTCAGGATCGATCCGGCTCATGCCTTTCACAATGCCGCGACCCCGGCGCTTGGCGGCGTGGTCGGGTTCCAGAGCGGCACGCCCGGCCTCGCCTTCACTCCGGGTACGGACCTGCGGTTTTCCGACAGTGCACTTCCCCCCACGTCCTTCGGACAATGCACCTATAATCCCGCCCCGGGTTATGACCCCCAGGTGCGGCACGTGTGTCTGAATCCGAAGGGCACACTGCCGAGCGGGGCTCCCCAAGGCCAGTTCACGGTGCGGCTGCGCGCGCGTATCGGATGA
- a CDS encoding VIT family protein produces the protein MTTADSAHPDDPHYVHRTGWLRAAVLGANDGIISVASLIIGVAAATPETGPVLVAGVAALMAGAMSMAAGEYISVSSQADSEQADIRREAEALEATPADEEAELAAIYRERGLSHETAAAVARELTALDPLAAHVRDELGLSDHLAARPLQAALASGVTFSAAAAVPLVAAWLAPAGAIMVTVVAVSILALAVLGALGAKAGAAPLVPATLRVVGWGVFAMATTAAVGRLFGVSV, from the coding sequence ATGACCACAGCCGACAGCGCCCATCCGGACGATCCGCACTATGTCCACCGCACCGGCTGGCTGCGCGCGGCGGTGCTGGGGGCGAATGACGGGATCATTTCGGTCGCCTCGCTGATCATAGGGGTGGCGGCAGCAACGCCCGAGACCGGGCCGGTGCTGGTCGCCGGGGTGGCCGCGCTGATGGCGGGCGCGATGTCGATGGCGGCGGGCGAGTATATCTCGGTTTCCAGCCAGGCCGATTCCGAACAGGCCGATATCCGGCGCGAGGCCGAGGCGCTCGAAGCCACTCCTGCGGATGAGGAGGCCGAACTCGCGGCGATCTATCGTGAGCGTGGCCTCAGCCATGAAACCGCCGCCGCCGTGGCGCGCGAGCTGACCGCGCTCGATCCGCTGGCCGCCCATGTGCGCGACGAACTCGGCCTCAGCGACCATCTCGCCGCGCGGCCCTTGCAGGCGGCGCTGGCCTCGGGCGTGACTTTCAGCGCGGCTGCTGCGGTGCCGCTGGTGGCGGCGTGGCTGGCCCCGGCGGGCGCAATCATGGTGACGGTGGTGGCGGTGTCGATCCTCGCTCTCGCGGTGCTTGGCGCGCTGGGAGCCAAGGCGGGCGCCGCGCCGCTGGTGCCGGCGACCCTGCGGGTGGTCGGCTGGGGCGTCTTCGCGATGGCGACGACGGCGGCGGTGGGCCGCCTGTTCGGGGTCAGCGTCTGA
- a CDS encoding porin gives MIKHPFRPAASLRAIALAAGLVTLSAGGAVRAEEVADASADEDGLTFKTGDVEFNLGGRLHLDAAVFEHGLTDGSDADVRRARLEFSAKFGDVVTVRVDREFAQADGWRNLWLAVEPVEGLEIKGGNMIVPFSMEDMQSSNAMALAERSLANAFSPGFGLGGSVKYAGEGFTIAGGYFTDALDDEVGQSRVRGDGFVLRATFAPIRERESFLHLGAAYEHRAFNAAEPPRFTAISASSLAPSLSSTGALTGARTLDAYNAEFAYARGPVQVQAQYIAATIDRVAAPSLDLNGWYVGAGWLVTGERYGYSRSSGVPSGARIGKKGGAVELNARYSRADLDDAALDRGTASILSAGATWYITRNIRVLANYAHTRTAGRALVPDASGNLGVVRFQLEF, from the coding sequence ATGATCAAGCACCCGTTCCGTCCCGCCGCGTCGCTCCGCGCCATCGCGCTTGCCGCGGGCCTTGTAACCCTGAGCGCCGGGGGCGCCGTGAGGGCCGAAGAGGTTGCAGACGCCAGCGCCGACGAGGACGGCCTCACTTTCAAGACCGGCGATGTCGAATTCAACCTCGGCGGCAGGCTCCATCTCGATGCCGCCGTGTTCGAACACGGCCTCACCGACGGCAGTGACGCCGATGTGCGCCGCGCGCGGCTCGAATTCTCGGCCAAGTTCGGGGATGTGGTGACGGTGCGGGTCGACCGCGAATTCGCGCAGGCCGATGGCTGGCGCAATCTGTGGCTGGCGGTCGAACCGGTCGAGGGCCTGGAGATCAAGGGCGGCAACATGATCGTCCCCTTCAGCATGGAGGACATGCAGAGTTCCAACGCGATGGCGCTTGCCGAACGTTCGCTGGCCAATGCGTTCTCGCCCGGCTTCGGCCTCGGCGGTAGCGTCAAGTATGCGGGCGAGGGGTTCACCATCGCTGGCGGCTATTTCACCGATGCGCTCGACGACGAGGTCGGACAGTCGCGGGTGCGCGGCGATGGCTTTGTCCTGCGTGCGACCTTCGCCCCGATCCGTGAGCGCGAGAGCTTCCTGCATCTGGGCGCGGCCTATGAACACCGCGCGTTCAATGCCGCCGAACCGCCGCGTTTCACCGCGATCTCCGCGTCGAGCCTCGCCCCCAGCCTTTCCTCGACCGGCGCACTGACCGGCGCGCGCACGCTCGACGCCTATAATGCCGAGTTCGCCTATGCCCGCGGGCCGGTGCAGGTGCAGGCGCAATACATCGCCGCCACGATTGACCGCGTCGCGGCACCCAGTCTCGATTTAAATGGCTGGTATGTGGGCGCTGGCTGGCTCGTCACCGGCGAGCGCTATGGCTATTCGCGCAGCAGCGGCGTGCCGAGCGGGGCGCGGATCGGCAAGAAGGGCGGCGCGGTCGAACTCAACGCGCGCTACAGCCGTGCCGATCTCGACGATGCGGCACTGGACCGCGGAACCGCGAGCATCCTGAGCGCCGGGGCGACGTGGTACATCACCCGCAACATCCGTGTTCTCGCCAACTACGCGCACACCCGCACGGCCGGCCGTGCGCTGGTGCCCGATGCCAGCGGCAATCTCGGCGTGGTGCGGTTCCAGCTGGAATTCTAG